The nucleotide window CATTGAAGGACCAGTTGGGTGTGTGTAGGTGGAACTTTGTCATAAGAAATGCTCAGCAGCACCTCAAGAACCATGTTAGATCCATGTCTCAAGCAAAGACcactctctcatcttcttcttctgctctTGTTTCCACCAAATTGAAGGACAACAAGGGAGAAGAGTCCTTGAGGACTGTCATGTACTTAAGTTGCTGGGGTCCAAATTGAACAACCATAAGAGATTACTATTGTAATATAGATGCATAGATATAGATAGTGTTGATAAGTTTCTTGATGGAAATTGTAAGAGTAGATATTATTAAAGTCAGAAACTAT belongs to Arachis duranensis cultivar V14167 chromosome 8, aradu.V14167.gnm2.J7QH, whole genome shotgun sequence and includes:
- the LOC107462189 gene encoding uncharacterized protein LOC107462189, with product MSKSWMVAASLGAVETLKDQLGVCRWNFVIRNAQQHLKNHVRSMSQAKTTLSSSSSALVSTKLKDNKGEESLRTVMYLSCWGPN